The following are from one region of the Francisella opportunistica genome:
- a CDS encoding LpxL/LpxP family acyltransferase encodes MNKSLLKPKYWGVWIIIWIAKFTVNILPYKVLMHLAVGISYLAKPLLKKRQQIAITNLKIAFPEKSDQEIKKLANASYKSASMAGFESLIAWFMTKKNFSKIPFDNDLRSFDEIHYDKDKTLLVLGFHFHCLEIAGRYIGENYSPFTVMYQYHKNPLMEYIITSSRKKYVSECFQRKNIIAVIKSLKRKVTLWYAPDQDFKEHIVFSPFFGKLCTTLTVTPWLAKKTNATVIPAYYIRKPDLSGYRIITGEPITFSGDEDKDALLTNKTLEEIIRKYPEQYLWQHRRYKTRPPGEEKIY; translated from the coding sequence ATGAATAAATCTCTACTTAAACCAAAATACTGGGGCGTATGGATTATAATTTGGATCGCCAAGTTTACAGTAAATATACTTCCATACAAAGTACTAATGCATCTTGCTGTTGGTATTAGCTACTTAGCAAAGCCACTACTCAAAAAACGCCAACAAATAGCCATTACTAATCTTAAGATCGCATTCCCTGAAAAATCAGATCAAGAAATAAAAAAACTAGCCAACGCGAGTTATAAATCAGCAAGTATGGCTGGTTTTGAAAGTCTAATTGCATGGTTTATGACCAAAAAAAATTTTAGCAAAATCCCTTTTGATAACGATCTAAGATCATTTGATGAGATCCATTATGATAAGGATAAAACGCTTCTAGTACTAGGCTTTCACTTTCATTGCCTTGAGATAGCTGGTCGCTATATTGGTGAGAACTATAGTCCTTTTACCGTGATGTACCAGTACCATAAAAACCCTCTGATGGAATACATCATTACATCGTCACGCAAAAAGTATGTTAGTGAATGTTTTCAACGAAAAAATATCATTGCAGTTATCAAAAGTCTAAAAAGAAAAGTTACATTATGGTATGCTCCTGACCAAGATTTCAAAGAACACATAGTTTTTTCACCGTTTTTTGGCAAGCTTTGTACCACTCTAACCGTAACACCATGGCTAGCAAAAAAAACAAATGCCACTGTTATTCCAGCTTACTATATCAGAAAACCAGATCTTTCTGGATACAGAATTATAACAGGAGAGCCTATAACATTTAGTGGCGATGAAGACAAAGATGCTTTATTAACAAATAAAACTCTTGAGGAAATAATTAGAAAGTATCCAGAACAATATCTATGGCAACATCGTCGCTATAAAACAAGGCCACCAGGTGAAGAAAAAATTTATTAG
- a CDS encoding lysophospholipid acyltransferase family protein yields MNNNKFSPKNWGIWIVVGIMNCGSKLPLFTHKYIVLTIGFVIKPFLKGRNNIARENLKIAFPEKSNKEIKKLVKKSYYSMVLSGAETTAAWFLSKKRFNKIEFEWEPGSRERFEKYHNDPEKKLIILGFHFHCIEIIGRYMGQEFPPFTVMYQKNGNDLIENLIKEYRERSLYKCLDSKNFVSVIRSLKKGYTMWYAPDQDFGLESTGLENSVFAPFFGKLCSTLTVTPWLAQKTGAIVIPAYYVREKCLKKYRIVTGEPFKFTGDAYKDAEMTNKFLEDAVRKYPEQYLWQHRRYRTRPNGEPQIY; encoded by the coding sequence ATGAATAATAACAAGTTTAGTCCTAAAAATTGGGGGATTTGGATTGTCGTTGGTATAATGAACTGCGGCTCGAAGCTACCTTTGTTTACTCATAAATATATAGTATTGACTATTGGGTTTGTTATTAAACCTTTTTTAAAAGGCCGCAATAATATTGCTCGCGAAAACCTTAAGATAGCGTTTCCTGAGAAATCTAACAAAGAAATAAAGAAACTAGTTAAAAAAAGTTATTATTCAATGGTATTATCCGGAGCTGAGACAACAGCGGCATGGTTTCTTTCTAAAAAAAGATTTAATAAGATAGAGTTTGAATGGGAACCAGGCTCTAGGGAAAGATTTGAAAAGTATCATAATGATCCTGAAAAAAAGCTCATCATCTTAGGCTTTCACTTTCATTGTATCGAAATAATCGGTAGATACATGGGACAAGAGTTTCCACCTTTTACAGTGATGTATCAAAAAAATGGTAATGACCTTATAGAAAACTTGATTAAAGAATATCGTGAAAGAAGTCTGTATAAATGTCTAGATAGTAAAAACTTTGTTTCTGTAATTAGAAGCCTAAAAAAAGGCTATACAATGTGGTATGCTCCTGATCAAGATTTTGGTTTAGAAAGCACTGGATTAGAAAACTCAGTATTTGCTCCTTTCTTTGGTAAACTGTGCTCAACTTTGACTGTGACTCCTTGGCTTGCACAAAAGACAGGAGCTATTGTAATTCCTGCATACTATGTTAGAGAAAAATGTCTAAAAAAATATAGAATAGTTACTGGAGAACCTTTCAAGTTTACAGGCGATGCCTATAAAGACGCTGAAATGACAAATAAATTCCTAGAGGATGCGGTAAGAAAATATCCTGAACAATACCTATGGCAACATCGTCGCTACAGAACTAGACCAAACGGCGAGCCTCAAATATACTAA
- the yidD gene encoding membrane protein insertion efficiency factor YidD, which produces MFFKRITLVAFVTLINLYRYCISPFIPARCRYYPTCSEYALEALKSHGILKGLYLTTCRLLRCHPLSKRDYYDPVPYKNKKGLNKQ; this is translated from the coding sequence ATATTTTTTAAAAGAATTACACTAGTTGCTTTTGTGACACTAATCAACCTCTATCGCTACTGTATCAGCCCTTTTATACCTGCAAGATGTAGATATTATCCAACTTGTTCAGAATATGCTCTAGAAGCTCTGAAATCTCATGGTATACTAAAGGGATTATATTTAACTACATGTAGGCTCTTAAGGTGTCATCCACTCTCAAAAAGAGACTACTACGACCCGGTTCCTTATAAAAATAAAAAAGGTTTAAATAAACAATGA
- the yidC gene encoding membrane protein insertase YidC, with translation MKANHIRILLLVTIAIMFISLMGKWEQTFPSDNTKQQTSEIQNNSHYDNADTTTNTSVTAADARNSLAKETNFSKYDNAKTITINTGVFKDVKVSLLDGAILSASLKDYSVSLDDKTPMNLLTDKPGSEYIAKSTIVVNKQPISINFEDQGIKSENGKQILTLIGKADGLQITRTYTFDDTKYNITVSQSITNTTSAPLNVIVDDSLARDFDPAGDSFSLLNAHSYTFTGVAYSTAKDSFRKESFKDISKTNGQPTVINSEGQGWVAFLQHYFVSAWIPQSTNAKIYYKNLNGDIFEAGAFTGATIAPNQSETISSILYTGPIIKDNLVDLAPNLEKTLDYGMLSFFSEIIFWIMNHIHSLVGNWGLAIILVTCLIKLIFYPLSAKSYRSMAKMRMLQPRIKRLQESYKDDRQALGKKMMELYKEEKVNPLSGCLPMLVQIPIFISLYWVLLESVELRQAPFIFWIHDLSMKDPYFVLPVLMGLSMFLQQKLSPAPADPMQAKVMMFLPIIFTFLFASFPSGLVLYWLTNNLISISQQWIITRRYQATHKK, from the coding sequence ATGAAAGCTAATCATATAAGAATATTACTGTTAGTCACAATAGCAATAATGTTTATCTCATTGATGGGAAAATGGGAGCAAACGTTCCCTTCTGATAATACTAAACAGCAAACATCAGAAATACAAAACAATAGTCATTATGACAATGCAGATACAACCACAAATACTAGTGTAACTGCAGCTGATGCAAGAAACTCTCTAGCTAAAGAGACTAATTTTTCTAAGTATGATAATGCTAAAACTATCACGATTAATACTGGTGTTTTCAAGGATGTAAAAGTTAGTCTACTAGATGGTGCAATCTTATCAGCATCATTAAAGGACTATAGTGTCAGTCTTGATGATAAAACCCCGATGAATCTACTTACAGATAAACCAGGTTCTGAATACATTGCTAAGAGCACAATAGTTGTAAATAAGCAGCCTATCAGCATCAACTTTGAAGACCAAGGGATCAAATCAGAAAATGGCAAACAGATTCTAACTTTAATTGGTAAAGCTGATGGCTTACAAATAACTAGAACTTATACCTTTGATGATACTAAGTACAATATAACAGTATCTCAAAGCATCACAAATACAACCTCAGCACCACTTAATGTGATCGTTGATGACTCACTTGCTAGAGATTTTGATCCTGCTGGTGATAGCTTTAGTTTACTAAATGCCCATAGCTATACTTTTACAGGTGTGGCATACTCCACCGCTAAAGATAGCTTTAGAAAAGAATCTTTCAAAGACATCTCAAAAACTAATGGTCAGCCAACTGTTATAAATAGTGAAGGCCAAGGTTGGGTTGCATTTTTACAGCATTACTTTGTGAGTGCTTGGATACCACAATCTACTAATGCAAAAATTTATTATAAGAACCTAAATGGCGATATATTTGAAGCAGGTGCATTTACAGGTGCTACAATAGCACCAAACCAGTCAGAAACTATCTCTTCTATTTTATATACTGGTCCAATAATCAAAGATAACTTAGTAGACCTAGCACCAAATCTAGAAAAAACTCTCGACTACGGAATGTTGTCTTTCTTCTCAGAAATTATTTTCTGGATTATGAATCATATACATTCACTAGTTGGTAACTGGGGCTTAGCAATTATTTTAGTAACTTGTTTAATTAAGCTTATTTTCTACCCTCTTTCTGCTAAGAGCTATCGCTCTATGGCAAAAATGAGAATGCTGCAGCCTAGAATTAAGCGTTTACAAGAATCATACAAAGATGATCGTCAAGCTCTAGGTAAGAAAATGATGGAGCTGTATAAAGAAGAGAAAGTAAACCCACTTAGCGGCTGTTTACCAATGCTTGTACAAATTCCTATTTTTATTTCATTGTATTGGGTATTACTTGAGTCTGTAGAACTAAGACAGGCGCCATTTATCTTCTGGATTCACGATCTATCGATGAAAGACCCTTATTTTGTACTTCCAGTACTGATGGGATTATCGATGTTTTTACAACAGAAGCTATCACCAGCACCTGCCGATCCTATGCAAGCAAAAGTAATGATGTTCTTACCAATAATATTTACATTCTTATTTGCATCATTCCCATCTGGTCTAGTGCTATACTGGCTGACAAATAACCTAATTAGTATTTCACAGCAGTGGATTATTACAAGACGCTATCAAGCTACTCATAAAAAATAA
- a CDS encoding type IV pilin protein, translating into MLNKKGFSLVELMVVIAIIAILASIGIPMYNNYLLRNHRSEATSELMSAASAADNYEIRYGSFPSGKNIDSFYHTNTHNKYYSLAYCSGEQQCPNVSYVITATAQGTQTADTPCTNIEIEVNGGIVNKTPTECWN; encoded by the coding sequence ATGCTAAATAAAAAAGGCTTTTCTTTAGTTGAGTTAATGGTGGTAATAGCAATTATTGCTATTCTTGCATCTATAGGCATACCTATGTATAACAACTATCTACTAAGAAATCATCGTAGTGAAGCGACATCAGAATTAATGTCTGCTGCAAGTGCTGCTGATAACTATGAAATTCGTTATGGTTCTTTTCCTTCTGGAAAGAACATAGATAGTTTTTATCATACAAATACACACAATAAATATTATAGCCTTGCGTATTGTTCTGGAGAACAACAATGCCCTAATGTAAGCTATGTAATAACAGCTACAGCACAAGGGACGCAAACAGCTGATACACCATGCACAAATATAGAGATTGAGGTTAATGGTGGTATAGTTAATAAAACCCCTACTGAATGTTGGAATTAA
- the efp gene encoding elongation factor P, with amino-acid sequence MASYNTNEFKGGLKILIDGNPMVIVENEFVKPGKGQAFNRVKLKNLLNDRVVEKTFKSGESVEAADVEELTTVYSYFDGDSYVFMHPETFEQYMVSEEALGETKKWLKDQDEYQVILFNGQPISIIPPNFVNLEIVETDPGLKGDTAGTGGKPATLSTGAVVRVPLFVQTGEIIKVDTRTSTYVSRVKD; translated from the coding sequence ATGGCTAGTTATAATACTAACGAATTTAAAGGCGGCTTAAAAATTCTAATTGACGGTAACCCAATGGTTATAGTGGAAAATGAGTTTGTTAAGCCTGGTAAGGGTCAAGCATTTAACAGAGTTAAGCTTAAGAACTTACTTAATGACAGAGTAGTTGAAAAAACATTTAAATCTGGAGAATCTGTTGAAGCTGCTGATGTTGAGGAGCTAACAACTGTATATTCATACTTTGATGGCGATAGCTATGTATTTATGCATCCTGAAACATTTGAGCAATACATGGTTTCTGAAGAAGCTCTTGGTGAGACAAAAAAATGGCTTAAAGATCAGGATGAATACCAAGTAATTCTTTTTAATGGTCAGCCTATTTCAATTATACCGCCAAATTTTGTAAACCTTGAGATTGTTGAAACTGATCCTGGTTTAAAAGGTGATACTGCTGGAACAGGAGGTAAGCCTGCAACACTATCCACTGGTGCTGTTGTTAGAGTTCCTCTTTTTGTACAAACTGGTGAGATTATAAAAGTTGATACAAGAACATCAACTTATGTATCTAGAGTCAAGGACTAA